The following coding sequences are from one Eleginops maclovinus isolate JMC-PN-2008 ecotype Puerto Natales chromosome 13, JC_Emac_rtc_rv5, whole genome shotgun sequence window:
- the LOC134874894 gene encoding major histocompatibility complex class I-related gene protein-like, which translates to MDRSKTTGCPHQTEVGSEQSFDGTEQELLHPECPEYLKKYVNNGRSTLMRTEIPSLALLQKTPSSPVRCHATGFYPDRAVMFWRKDGEELHDNVDQGETLPNHDGSFQMSVDLDVPAGDWGKYQCVFQLSGVEDKVLVLDSAEIKTNTGNPLLLIIGAAVAALLLLLIAGIGFLVYRRRNANKNSPSPASSAELTQLNQPSQ; encoded by the exons ATGGATCGCTCCAAGACAACAGGCTGTCCTCACCAAACAGAAGTGGGATCAGAACAAAGCTTTGATGGCACAGAACAAGAACTACTTCACCCAGAGTGTCCTGAGTATCTGAAGAAGTATGTGAACAATGGGAGGAGCACTCTGATGAGAACAG agatCCCCTCGCTGGCTCTGCTCCAGAAGACCCCCTCCTCTCCAGTCCGCTGCCACGCTACAGGTTTCTACCCGGACAGAGCCGTGATGTTCTGGAGGAAAGACGGAGAGGAGCTTCACGACAACGTGGACCAAGGAGAGACCCTGCCCAACCACGACGGATCCTTCCAGATGAGTGTGGACCTGGACGTCCCCGCTGGAGACTGGGGGAAGtaccagtgtgtgtttcagctctcTGGTGTGGAGGACAAGGTCCTCGTCCTGGACTCAGCTGAGATCAAGACCAACACAG ggaaccccctcctcctcatcattgGGGCTGCAGtggctgctctcctcctcctcctcatcgcTGGGATCGGATTCCTGGTTTACAGAAGGAGGAACG CCAATAAGAACTCTCCCTCTCCGGCCTCCAGCGCTGAGCTCACCCAGCTGAATCAGCCGTCTCAGTGA
- the LOC134874597 gene encoding zinc finger MYM-type protein 1-like produces the protein MGAWHTLNERLQSGSAIDQEAQNLMTAEVIRCREVMKRLLAIVCHLAQYNLAFRGHREKLFEHGNGNFLGQVQLMAKFDPVMKEHLWKLKAKQIADTYLSKRIQNELICLVAQCTTDALVERVRRAKYYAVIMDCTPDVSHNEQLSVLLRIVNCELTKGVSIHEHFMGFLVADDTTGQGLLQLFLGHLERLGLDLSNCRGQSYDNGSNMQGKTQGVQARMLELNPKALCVPCGSHTLNLVVGDAAKSSTISLGYFGTLQRLYTLFSGSVQRWTILQEHVKAFSVKALSTTRWECRVDAVKAVRYQLPEIVDALTAVHKHATLKKDPECASTADSLKENMMKWSFMISTDVHIPDPDA, from the exons ATGGGTGCCTGGCACACACTAAATGAACGCCTTCAAAGTGGCTCAGCTATAGATCAGGAGGCACAGAATCTCATGACAGCTGAAGTCATTAGATGCAGAGAAGTGATGAAAAGATTGCTTGCAATTGTTTGCCATCTTGCTCAGTATAATCTGGCATTTAGAGGGCACAGGGAGAAGTTATTCGAGCATGGGAATGGAAATTTCCTGGGGCAAGTACAGTTAATGGCCAAATTTGACCCTGTGATGAAGGAGCATCTCTGGAAACTGAAAGCGAAACAGATTGCTGATACCTACCTGAGCAAACGCATACAGAATGAATTGATATGCCTTGTCGCCCAGTGCACCACTGATGCCTTAGTGGAGCGTGTGAGGAGGGCCAAATACTATGCAGTCATCATGGACTGCACTCCAGATGTAAGCCACAATGAGCAGCTATCAGTGCTGCTGCGAATTGTCAACTGTGAGCTCACAAAGGGAGTTTCTATCCATGAGCACTTCATGGGATTTCTTGTGGCAGATGACACCACTGGCCAAGGTCTTCTGCAGCTGTTTCTAGGACACCTGGAAAGATTGGGGTTGGACCTCTCCAACTGCAGAGGCCAGTCTTACGATAATGGCAGTAACATGCAAGGCAAAACACAGGGTGTCCAGGCGAGGATGTTGGAACTCAACCCCAAAGCACTGTGTGTGCCATGTGGCAGCCACACCTTAAACTTGGTGGTGGGGGATGCTGCAAAGTCCTCAACCATTTCTCTGGGATACTTTGGCACACTACAAAGGCTGTACACTTTGTTTAGTGGCTCTGTTCAGCGTTGGACCATCCTTCAGGAGCATGTGAAAGCTTTCTCAGTCAAGGCCTTGTCCACTACAAGATGGGAGTGCCGGGTGGATGCTGTCAAGGCTGTGCGCTACCAACTCCCAGAGATCGTTGATGCGTTGACAGCTGTGCACAAGCATGCAACATTGAAGAAAGATCCAGAATGCGCCTCCACTGCTGACAGCCTCAAGGAGAACATGATGAAGTGGTCATTCATG ATTTCTACAGATGTACACATCCCCGACCCTGATGCATGA